In Paenibacillus ihbetae, the following are encoded in one genomic region:
- a CDS encoding YqaA family protein has protein sequence MEFLRNLGDIGLFIHAMIDAIIFPIPALFSQLSLSVLTPERAIWLATIGFIGCILGTPIGYGIGKASGHLVLSKMLKKKWYDSATGLFQKHGEAAILVGAFTPIPFKIFTILSGCMNYPLWKLLSYAAIGRAFKFYTVGVLFYIYGRAAEHMVDHVLTIILLFAGALIGGIWFTIHTVKKRKKKQAEQLHTPTGTEAADQDQVSAGGN, from the coding sequence ATGGAGTTTTTACGTAACTTAGGCGATATCGGCTTATTTATTCATGCGATGATTGATGCCATTATTTTTCCGATCCCTGCGTTGTTTTCGCAATTATCTTTAAGCGTACTAACCCCGGAGCGAGCGATCTGGCTGGCAACGATCGGGTTTATCGGATGTATTCTCGGAACGCCGATCGGTTATGGCATCGGCAAAGCTTCCGGACATCTGGTTCTCAGCAAGATGCTCAAGAAGAAATGGTATGATTCGGCAACAGGCTTGTTTCAGAAACACGGAGAGGCTGCTATTCTGGTCGGTGCATTCACGCCCATCCCCTTCAAAATTTTTACCATTTTATCCGGCTGCATGAACTACCCGCTGTGGAAGCTCCTCAGCTATGCGGCGATCGGGCGGGCGTTCAAATTTTACACGGTCGGCGTATTGTTCTATATATACGGCAGAGCCGCCGAGCATATGGTTGATCATGTGCTGACCATCATTCTGCTGTTTGCCGGTGCACTCATCGGGGGGATATGGTTTACGATCCATACGGTGAAGAAACGAAAGAAGAAGCAAGCGGAGCAGCTGCATACTCCAACAGGAACAGAAGCAGCGGATCAAGATCAAGTATCGGCAGGTGGGAACTAA
- a CDS encoding HAD family hydrolase, whose product MIQAFIFDMDGVIIDSEPLHFEVDIQVMKDFGASITQEQLEKYVGMTNPEMWKLIREEYHLQRTVSEIIDYQLSNKIKILTAREMEPIDGIRELLADLKASGIPVGIASSSPPVFIKAVLDKFGLLDAFNCIVSGEEVERGKPAPDVYLKAAELLGVEPASCMVLEDARHGIAAAKAAGMQCIGYVNPNSGNQDLSAADYVVRSIAEVGAICQLKS is encoded by the coding sequence ATGATTCAGGCTTTTATTTTTGATATGGATGGTGTCATTATTGACAGCGAGCCGCTTCATTTCGAAGTGGACATTCAGGTTATGAAGGATTTTGGGGCTTCGATCACGCAGGAGCAGCTTGAGAAATATGTGGGGATGACCAATCCCGAAATGTGGAAGCTGATCCGGGAAGAATACCACCTGCAGCGGACGGTATCCGAAATCATCGATTATCAATTATCCAATAAAATCAAAATACTGACGGCCCGCGAAATGGAGCCGATTGATGGAATTCGCGAGCTACTCGCGGATTTGAAGGCCAGCGGCATTCCCGTCGGGATCGCCTCCTCTTCGCCACCTGTATTTATCAAAGCGGTGCTTGACAAGTTCGGTCTGCTGGACGCCTTTAACTGTATCGTAAGCGGGGAGGAGGTCGAGAGGGGCAAGCCTGCACCGGATGTATATCTGAAGGCAGCCGAATTGCTTGGCGTGGAGCCTGCTTCCTGCATGGTGCTCGAAGACGCACGGCATGGTATTGCTGCCGCCAAAGCGGCCGGCATGCAATGTATCGGTTATGTCAATCCAAATTCCGGTAATCAGGATCTTTCTGCCGCCGATTATGTCGTCCGATCCATCGCGGAAGTGGGCGCAATATGCCAGCTGAAGAGTTAG
- a CDS encoding phosphatase PAP2 family protein, translating to MLERVQRWDYQLFVWCNQSISSRIFDRLFGGITHLGGAISTIASALLIAWFAHEAWDVSAYQSAIALLISHIIVVLIKKGVRRNRPFRALEQVKVGNFPLKDYSFPSGHTSAIFAVITPVLFLVSPMYTCLLLFLGVLVGLSRIYWGYHYPTDCLAGGAIGFGTGWLVVYLMNAAGIS from the coding sequence ATGCTGGAACGCGTTCAACGGTGGGATTATCAATTGTTCGTATGGTGCAACCAATCGATCAGCAGCCGGATATTTGACCGGTTGTTCGGCGGGATTACACATCTGGGGGGTGCCATTTCGACGATAGCGAGCGCATTGCTGATCGCCTGGTTTGCCCACGAGGCGTGGGATGTATCGGCGTACCAAAGCGCGATCGCACTGCTCATCAGCCACATTATAGTGGTATTGATCAAAAAAGGAGTGCGGAGAAACCGGCCGTTCCGGGCTTTGGAGCAAGTCAAGGTTGGGAACTTCCCGCTTAAGGACTATTCGTTTCCATCGGGTCATACCTCAGCGATCTTTGCGGTGATCACGCCGGTATTATTTCTCGTGTCCCCGATGTACACCTGTTTGTTGCTGTTTCTAGGCGTACTGGTCGGGTTATCCAGAATCTATTGGGGCTATCATTACCCGACGGATTGCTTGGCCGGCGGCGCAATCGGATTCGGGACCGGCTGGCTGGTCGTGTACCTCATGAATGCTGCAGGAATATCTTAA